A part of Populus alba chromosome 8, ASM523922v2, whole genome shotgun sequence genomic DNA contains:
- the LOC118062511 gene encoding amino acid transporter AVT1I, which produces MECLKAKEGESHNQLPHPEEPHVGTTFLRTCFNGLNALSGVGILSIPYALSQGGWLSLILLFVVAVLCWYTGLLLRRCMDSDPLIRSYPDIGEKAFGCKGRALVSIFMYLELYLVAVEFLILEGDNLYKLFPNAGFKLAGLYIGGKTGFVLLTALVILPTTWLKSLGMLAYVSAGGVSASVILVGCVWWVGAVDGVGFHEDGVLLNWGGLPTTLSLFTFCYCGHAVFPTLCNSMKDRSQFSKVLLICFVTSTITYGSMAVLGYLMYGEYLKSQVTLNLPIRKIGSKLAIYTTLVNPLTKYAVITAPISTAIEEAFVFRDSRCLSILVRTVIVISTVVVALTIPFFGYVMAFIGAFLSVTVSLLLPCLCYLRIDKSARSFGLELVFIVGILIFGSFVGIIGTYTSIKQIAKHL; this is translated from the exons ATGGAGTGCCTCAAAGCAAAGGAAGGGGAGAGCCATAACCAGCTTCCTCATCCTGAGGAGCCACACGTAGGCACCACCTTCCTTAGAACTTGTTTTAATGGACTCAATGCTTTATCAG GTGTTGGGATACTCTCAATTCCCTACGCACTTTCTCAAGGAGGATGGCTGAGCTTAATACTGCTTTTTGTAGTAGCAGTTCTATGTTGGTATACAGGATTACTTCTAAGACGCTGTATGGATTCGGACCCACTCATCAGAAGTTACCCTGATATAGGAGAGAAAGCTTTCGGATGCAAAGGAAGAGCTCTAGTATCCATCTTCATGTATCTTGAGCTATACTTGGTGGCAGTTGAGTTTCTGATACTAGAAGGTGACAATCTATACAAATTGTTTCCAAACGCAGGTTTCAAACTTGCCGGGCTATATATTGGAGGTAAAACGGGCTTTGTTCTGCTCACTGCCCTTGTGATCCTGCCAACAACATGGTTAAAGAGTCTAGGCATGCTGGCATATGTTTCTGCTGGTGGAGTTTCGGCTTCTGTTATTTTGGTTGGTTGTGTTTGGTGGGTTGGTGCAGTTGATGGTGTCGGGTTCCATGAAGATGGTGTTCTTTTGAATTGGGGAGGATTACCTACTACTTTAAGCTTATTCACTTTCTGTTACTGTGGTCACGCAGTTTTCCCCACGTTGTGCAATTCCATGAAAGACAGAAGCCAGTTCTCCAAG GTCTTACTCATCTGCTTCGTTACAAGCACCATCACTTATGGATCAATGGCCGTTTTAGGCTACCTCATGTATGGAGAATATTTGAAGTCTCAAGTGACCTTAAACCTACCAATCAGAAAAATCGGTTCAAAATTGGCAATATATACCACTCTAGTCAATCCCCTGACGAAGTATGCGGTTATTACCGCTCCAATTTCTACTGCTATTGAGGAAGCTTTTGTTTTCCGCGACAGCAGATGTCTCAGTATCCTCGTCAGAACAGTGATCGTGATCAGCACCGTGGTTGTGGCACTAACAATTCCCTTTTTTGGATACGTGATGGCTTTTATAGGTGCATTTTTGAGCGTCACTGTCTCCCTGTTGTTACCCTGCCTGTGCTACCTCAGGATTGACAAATCTGCTCGAAGTTTTGGGTTAGAGTTGGTGTTCATTGTCGGAATTCTGATATTTGGGTCTTTTGTGGGTATAATAGGTACATATACTTCAATCAAACAAATCGCAAAACATCTCTGA
- the LOC118062451 gene encoding probable apyrase 6 — protein sequence MRRPHARNRVDSNTTDQQKMDPSIKLHSRTISTRSTKFKYAKSKLVIIITLIALLSCYYLFKSKTKSFSKMYGIIIDGGSTGTRIHVLGYRIESGGKVVFDFEEGAMKVNPGLSAYAGDPEGAGGSVEELVEFGKGRVPRELWGETEVRLMATAGMRLLDSEARDRILDVCRRVLRKSGFKFQDSWASVITGSDEGLYAWVIANYALGTLGGDPLETTGIIELGGASAQVAFVSTEPLPPEFSRTVEFGNITYNIYSHSFLNLGQNAAFEALRESVVSGNHHPAAESLGKGIFVDPCTPKGYSRVVESLKLSPGSLTEKNRFVSTLHSRGNFSECRSAALTLLQKGKEICSYQHCQIGSVFVPKLQGKFLATKNFFYTSKFFGLGQRAFLSNLMIAGEHLCGEDWSTLKKKHHSFKDEDLVHYCFSSAYIVALLHDSLGIGVDDPRIEFANQVGNIPLDWALGAFILHTNVALDMEHSDWIATIISDDSPTLLSLIGFAILIMFIAWSISKWRKPQLKTVYDLEKGRYIVTRVGKS from the exons ATGCGACGACCGCATGCCCGCAACCGGGTCGATTCAAATACCACCGACCAGCAAAAAATGGATCCTTCTATCAAACTTCACAGCCGAACCATCTCAACCCGATCTACTAAATTCAAATACGCCAAATCCAAACTAGTTATTATAATAACTCTAATCGCTCTCTTATCTTGTTATTACCTCTTTAAATCGAAAACGAAATCGTTTTCTAAAATGTACGGTATCATAATCGACGGAGGGAGTACGGGTACCCGGATTCATGTATTGGGGTACCGAATTGAAAGTGGAGGGAAAgttgtgtttgattttgaagAAGGAGCAATGAAGGTGAATCCAGGGTTATCGGCTTATGCGGGGGATCCGGAAGGTGCAGGTGGGTCAGTGGAGGAATTGGTGGAGTTTGGGAAAGGGAGAGTGCCTAGAGAATTGTGGGGAGAGACTGAGGTTAGGTTAATGGCGACTGCCGGAATGCGGCTGCTTGATTCGGAGGCTCGAGATCGGATTTTAGACGTGTGCAGACGGGTTTTGAGGAAGTCTGGGTTTAAGTTTCAGGATAGTTGGGCTTCTGTTATTACTG GGTCGGACGAGGGGTTGTATGCTTGGGTTATTGCGAATTATGCGCTGGGTACTCTTGGTGGTGATCCTTTGGAAACTACTGGGATTATTGAACTTGGTGGAGCTTCTGCTcag GTGGCTTTTGTTTCAACTGAGCCATTGCCTCCTGAGTTTTCACGTACTGTTGAGTTTGGGAATATTACTTACAATATCTATAGCCATAGCTTTCTTAATCTTGGACAG AATGCTGCATTTGAAGCATTGAGGGAATCGGTTGTCTCAGGAAACCATCATCCAG CTGCTGAATCTCTTGGGAAGGGAATATTTGTGGATCCTTGTACTCCCAAGGGATATTCACGTGTTGTGGAGTCTTTGAAGCTCTCTCCAGGTTCTTTGACTGAAAAGAACAGATTTGTATCGACTCTTCATTCTAGGGGCAACTTCTCCGAGTGCAGATCAGCTGCACTAACCCTGTTACAAAAGGGAAAAG AGATATGCTCCTATCAGCATTGCCAAATAGGATCAGTGTTTGTACCTAAGCTTCAGGGGAAGTTCTTGGCCAcgaaaaatttcttttatacaTCAAAG TTCTTTGGACTGGGTCAAAGGGCATTTCTTTCCAATCTCATGATAGCTGGAGAACACCTTTGTGGAGAGGATTGGTCAACGCTGAAGAAGAAACACCACTCGTTCAAGGATGAAGATCTGGTGCACTATTGCTTCTCCTCGGCATATATTGTTGCCCTACTTCATGACAGCCTTGGTATTGGAGTTGACGACCCAAG AATTGAATTTGCTAATCAGGTTGGTAATATCCCACTTGATTGGGCGTTGGGAGCTTTTATCTTGCACACCAATGTGGCCTTGGATATGGAGCACTCTGACTGGATTGCAACTATTATCAGTGATGACTCGCCCACACTACTGTCTCTAATTGGCTTTGCCATATTAATTATGTTTATAGCATGGTCTATATCGAAGTGGAGGAAGCCCCAGTTGAAGACAGTTTACGATCTAGAGAAGGGACGGTATATAGTTACTCGAGTTGGAAAAAGTTGA